One genomic region from Pyrobaculum islandicum DSM 4184 encodes:
- the rtcA gene encoding RNA 3'-terminal phosphate cyclase: MIVKIDGSYGEGGGQILRTSIALSALLGKPVEIINIRAKRTNPGLQPQHLTGVSAAALLTDADIEGAAKGSTRLYFKPKTLKCGTFNIDIGTAGSISLVIQTLAPILLYAPCPTKLVITGGTDVAWAPPIDYMRYVFVKVLSLFGAKIAIELVRRGHYPRGGGRVIVYVEPIKKLRAVHYVEFGRLVKISGISHAVNLPTHVAERQAKAAKETLAKLGYVAEVEVETRSDGLGPGSGIVLWAESDIGNVVGGDALGERGKPAEEVGREAAERLAAVLKTGVSLDPHMADMAVVYMALAEGRSKMSTSEATLHLQTNMYIVEQFLPVKFKLEKTGARYIIEVDGIGYSR, from the coding sequence GTGATTGTCAAAATAGATGGCTCATATGGAGAGGGGGGCGGGCAGATACTTAGAACCTCTATCGCGTTGTCTGCACTATTAGGCAAGCCCGTTGAGATAATCAACATAAGAGCCAAGAGGACCAACCCGGGTCTCCAACCTCAACACCTCACCGGCGTGTCAGCCGCCGCACTGCTGACAGACGCTGATATAGAAGGCGCCGCCAAGGGATCCACGAGGCTCTACTTCAAGCCAAAGACGCTGAAATGTGGCACGTTCAACATAGACATTGGGACGGCCGGCAGCATCTCTCTCGTGATACAAACCCTAGCCCCCATCCTCCTCTACGCCCCCTGCCCCACTAAGTTAGTCATCACCGGCGGTACAGACGTGGCATGGGCCCCGCCTATAGACTACATGAGGTATGTATTTGTAAAGGTGCTCTCTCTCTTTGGTGCAAAAATAGCTATAGAGCTCGTGAGAAGAGGGCACTACCCGAGAGGCGGGGGTAGAGTCATAGTCTATGTCGAGCCTATTAAAAAACTGAGAGCCGTGCACTATGTTGAGTTTGGCAGATTGGTAAAGATTTCAGGCATCTCGCACGCTGTAAATCTTCCTACTCATGTCGCAGAGAGACAGGCCAAAGCGGCTAAAGAGACGTTAGCTAAGCTGGGCTACGTGGCAGAGGTAGAGGTCGAAACGAGAAGCGACGGGCTGGGCCCTGGTAGCGGCATAGTGCTCTGGGCTGAATCAGACATTGGAAATGTTGTTGGCGGAGACGCCCTGGGAGAGAGGGGTAAACCTGCAGAGGAGGTTGGTCGGGAGGCGGCGGAGAGACTTGCCGCTGTATTAAAAACCGGCGTCTCTCTAGATCCGCATATGGCCGACATGGCCGTTGTTTATATGGCTCTGGCAGAGGGCAGAAGCAAGATGTCTACCTCAGAGGCGACACTGCACCTACAGACAAATATGTATATCGTAGAACAGTTCCTCCCTGTGAAGTTTAAACTAGAGAAGACAGGGGCAAGATATATAATTGAGGTAGATGGCATAGGCTACAGTAGATAA
- the psmB gene encoding archaeal proteasome endopeptidase complex subunit beta, whose amino-acid sequence MGEEVQIGATAVGIKAKDGVVLAAEKRVSYGFYTLSSAGKKVFIINDKLAIASAGIIADMQTLARILKLNVMSYELEVRKKPTVRAMAKLLSIIMFSRRLLPFYAEVLVGGVDEEGPHLIVMDPLGSLIEDNYAALGTGAKLAVSLLDATYRPDISLQEAKKLAVQAIKAAIERDPVSGGGIDLAVVDNNGAREEEVKIQMVI is encoded by the coding sequence ATGGGCGAGGAGGTTCAAATTGGCGCAACTGCCGTCGGAATTAAAGCAAAAGACGGCGTTGTTCTAGCGGCTGAGAAGAGGGTGTCGTATGGCTTCTATACGTTAAGCTCTGCGGGAAAGAAAGTATTTATCATAAATGATAAACTTGCTATTGCCTCTGCCGGCATTATAGCCGACATGCAGACGTTGGCAAGGATTTTAAAACTCAACGTCATGTCATATGAGCTTGAGGTGAGAAAGAAACCCACCGTACGAGCTATGGCAAAACTTCTCTCAATTATTATGTTTAGCCGCCGTCTTTTACCATTCTATGCAGAAGTACTTGTGGGAGGCGTGGACGAGGAAGGCCCCCATTTAATTGTTATGGATCCCTTGGGGAGTCTTATCGAAGATAACTACGCCGCGCTTGGCACTGGGGCTAAACTTGCAGTGTCTCTGTTAGACGCCACATACCGGCCTGATATATCTCTTCAAGAAGCTAAAAAGCTGGCGGTACAAGCAATTAAGGCGGCTATTGAGAGAGATCCCGTGTCCGGCGGCGGCATAGACCTAGCTGTTGTAGATAACAACGGCGCAAGAGAAGAAGAAGTAAAAATACAGATGGTTATTTAG
- a CDS encoding electron transfer flavoprotein subunit alpha/FixB family protein: MKTLVVYPNKELLYAASTLGGEITALVFSQKEAEALAGKAHRILVAEIDPKSPDAVAEAVIKAFPGHDLVMLPSTKNARTVGGLIAQRLGAEFLTDVLSLRAEGGVIKAERYVFGNKAVATVEAQLPAVVSIALGRFQGEPPTVQSIVERVEEVAIAPKVKILSVEEKPRGAVKLEEAEIIVSVGRGFKKKEDLQMAFELAKVLGGQVGCSRPIAADLKWLPEEHWVGLSGKKVKPKLYLAIGISGQPQHIAGILDSRIIAAINNDPSAPIFQNADYGVVEDLYKIVPILINKISKLKAK, from the coding sequence ATGAAAACACTTGTCGTATATCCAAATAAAGAGCTTCTCTATGCCGCATCTACATTAGGTGGCGAGATCACCGCTTTAGTATTCAGTCAGAAAGAGGCAGAAGCATTAGCTGGAAAGGCACACAGAATCCTAGTGGCTGAGATAGACCCCAAGTCGCCAGACGCCGTAGCTGAGGCTGTTATCAAAGCCTTCCCAGGGCATGACCTCGTTATGTTGCCATCTACAAAAAACGCCAGAACTGTCGGAGGCTTAATTGCACAAAGACTCGGCGCCGAGTTTTTAACTGATGTGTTGTCTTTGAGAGCTGAGGGCGGAGTTATAAAAGCGGAGAGATACGTCTTTGGCAATAAGGCGGTGGCTACGGTAGAGGCGCAACTTCCTGCTGTCGTCTCTATAGCCCTTGGGAGATTCCAAGGCGAGCCCCCTACTGTCCAGAGCATAGTAGAGAGAGTAGAAGAGGTCGCGATAGCGCCAAAGGTTAAGATACTCTCTGTAGAGGAAAAGCCCAGAGGCGCCGTAAAATTAGAAGAGGCCGAGATCATAGTGTCTGTAGGCAGAGGATTTAAGAAGAAGGAAGATCTCCAGATGGCGTTTGAACTTGCTAAGGTGCTCGGGGGGCAAGTAGGTTGTTCCCGTCCTATCGCAGCAGACCTAAAATGGTTGCCAGAGGAGCACTGGGTTGGCCTCTCCGGGAAGAAGGTTAAACCTAAGTTATATCTGGCAATTGGAATATCTGGCCAACCACAGCACATAGCTGGGATATTAGACAGCAGAATTATAGCAGCAATAAATAACGACCCGTCGGCGCCTATATTCCAAAACGCAGACTACGGAGTAGTAGAAGACCTCTACAAGATAGTCCCCATATTGATAAATAAAATTTCAAAACTAAAAGCGAAGTAA
- a CDS encoding electron transfer flavoprotein subunit beta/FixA family protein: MKVAVLVKTALDTGQLRVRDTVVIEETPFKISDIDRNAIEEAVKLKGQDKAYGVTVVKWGPLQKKIQEAENVLREALAMGLDEVYLVVDEKLLNASHTATAKAIAAVIKKVGADIVLAGEATVDNFTGQIPARVAAELGWPVVTYVRELKIEGGRVVAKRDLEDHVEVVEAPLPVVVSVTREINQPRIPTLLAIRAAMKKPINKLTLADLGIDITPKISASYRPLVIQRKKIIIKDGTPEEKAEKLIQYLRQEGVI, encoded by the coding sequence ATGAAAGTTGCCGTGTTAGTCAAAACGGCGTTAGACACCGGCCAGCTGAGAGTTAGAGATACTGTTGTAATAGAAGAGACGCCATTTAAGATAAGCGATATAGATAGGAACGCTATTGAAGAAGCCGTCAAACTCAAAGGCCAAGATAAAGCATATGGTGTCACCGTAGTAAAATGGGGCCCCCTACAGAAAAAAATACAGGAAGCAGAAAACGTCTTGAGAGAGGCTCTTGCAATGGGCTTAGATGAAGTCTACCTAGTTGTAGACGAGAAACTACTAAACGCTAGCCACACTGCTACCGCTAAGGCCATAGCTGCTGTGATAAAGAAAGTTGGTGCAGATATTGTATTAGCGGGCGAGGCCACCGTAGACAACTTTACTGGCCAAATTCCGGCGAGAGTAGCGGCGGAGTTGGGTTGGCCTGTAGTGACATATGTAAGAGAGCTTAAGATAGAAGGCGGCAGAGTAGTGGCAAAGAGAGACTTAGAAGACCATGTAGAGGTGGTAGAAGCGCCGTTACCTGTCGTGGTATCTGTAACAAGGGAGATAAATCAGCCGAGGATACCAACGCTTCTAGCTATCAGAGCTGCTATGAAGAAGCCGATTAATAAATTAACGCTTGCCGACTTAGGAATTGATATTACTCCGAAAATTTCAGCGTCTTACAGACCACTTGTCATACAGAGGAAAAAGATTATTATTAAAGATGGCACTCCAGAGGAGAAGGCAGAAAAGCTTATACAATACTTACGCCAGGAGGGAGTAATATGA
- a CDS encoding asparagine synthetase A: protein MDYKEPRYHPAVLEFEKLVADRETYRKTVEEWLRYSWRWAQSEKYKLVFRVQAAIVKAIREYLDGRGFVEVLPPIVGPVTDPGIRGAKQASIDFYGHEYKVMSSAILYKQYMAASLGKIYFVSPNLRLEPPDSIYTGRHLVEFFQVDIEMYGADYGQAMELAEGLVAYVVKRVREEYGKQLEDVLGRSLPEFKPPFKRYPHSEAIKIVNSYGCRNDPRSELTWECEKLMSGLHAQPFFVYDYPRGSRGFYDREDPQRPGVLRDFDMLYPEGFGEAISGAEREYEPKRVMARIREGGEDPRKYEWFLQMLKELYPLKTAGFGIGVERFTRYICGLRAVWEARPYPKVAGIAPTP, encoded by the coding sequence ATGGATTACAAAGAACCTAGATACCACCCGGCTGTGTTAGAATTTGAAAAATTGGTAGCCGACAGAGAAACGTACAGAAAGACCGTCGAGGAATGGCTTCGATATTCCTGGCGGTGGGCCCAGTCGGAGAAGTACAAGTTGGTCTTCAGGGTGCAGGCGGCTATTGTCAAAGCGATTCGGGAGTACTTAGACGGAAGGGGCTTTGTGGAGGTTCTGCCTCCAATCGTGGGCCCTGTGACAGATCCCGGCATCCGCGGCGCTAAGCAAGCGTCTATTGACTTCTACGGCCATGAGTACAAGGTCATGTCCTCGGCCATCCTCTACAAGCAGTACATGGCGGCCTCTCTAGGCAAGATATACTTCGTGAGCCCCAACCTGAGGCTCGAGCCCCCCGACAGCATCTACACAGGCCGCCACCTAGTGGAGTTCTTCCAGGTGGATATAGAGATGTACGGCGCGGACTACGGACAGGCCATGGAGTTGGCGGAGGGCCTCGTGGCCTATGTGGTGAAGAGGGTCAGGGAGGAGTATGGCAAGCAGCTCGAGGACGTCCTCGGCAGGAGCCTTCCCGAGTTCAAGCCGCCCTTCAAGCGGTACCCCCACAGCGAAGCGATCAAGATAGTCAACTCCTACGGCTGTAGAAATGACCCCAGGTCGGAGCTGACATGGGAGTGCGAGAAGCTCATGTCTGGCCTACACGCCCAGCCCTTCTTCGTTTACGACTACCCCAGGGGGAGCAGGGGCTTCTACGACCGGGAGGATCCGCAGAGACCCGGGGTTCTGCGCGACTTTGACATGTTATATCCCGAGGGCTTTGGCGAGGCGATAAGCGGCGCTGAGAGGGAGTACGAGCCGAAGCGTGTCATGGCGAGGATAAGAGAGGGCGGGGAGGACCCCAGGAAGTACGAGTGGTTTCTTCAGATGCTCAAGGAGCTCTACCCACTTAAGACGGCCGGCTTCGGAATAGGCGTTGAGAGATTTACCAGGTATATATGTGGACTGAGAGCCGTCTGGGAGGCCAGGCCGTATCCTAAGGTGGCAGGCATAGCGCCCACACCCTAA
- a CDS encoding ACT domain-containing protein, producing MELAVVSVLGADRVGIVAGIASVLARHNVNIIDISQTVVRDIFSMVMVVDMSKADIDIAQLRKELEEEGRRLGVMVGVYHIDVFRYMQRI from the coding sequence ATGGAGCTTGCTGTTGTTTCTGTACTAGGAGCCGACAGAGTGGGCATCGTAGCAGGGATTGCGAGTGTTTTAGCACGCCACAACGTCAATATAATCGACATCTCCCAGACGGTGGTGAGAGACATCTTCTCTATGGTAATGGTGGTAGACATGTCTAAGGCGGATATCGATATTGCCCAGCTCAGGAAGGAGCTCGAGGAAGAGGGGAGGAGGCTCGGGGTGATGGTGGGGGTCTATCACATTGACGTGTTTAGGTACATGCAGAGGATATGA
- a CDS encoding PFL family protein, producing the protein MRFDPSEIGEVLEMLLFRELDIRAVTLSVNTLPAIRPTVGDTLAALEETLEPLLKRLRPAVERVASRLGVKIVTVRLAVSPISIMLEPIGKAEAAVEIAKHLDGLAEKHGVDMVGGFSAFVHAGVSRGDAALMEALPEALNSTRRLAGFLNVASTATGVNMDAVRAAAEAVLKMEPHAAARFAATANMPEDVPFMPGAYHGLGLPDAVVNIAVSGPGVIEAVVRNMPNADVRTLHDAIKRAAFKITRLGELVGREVAKELGVPFGSVDLSVAPSPKVGDSVAAILEAVGLPRVGAPGTLFALALFVDAVKKGGAMATSTIGGLSGAFIPVSEDVVMAEAAREGALTFDTLKSTLAVCNTGIDMAGIPGDAPPDAVAALIADVMAVAVALDKALGVRLVPIPGAKPGDVYDLGGLYGRVVVMDLGKYRDIPLARRKGTAPPAVERLKKG; encoded by the coding sequence ATGAGGTTCGATCCTTCGGAGATCGGCGAGGTCCTCGAGATGCTCCTATTCCGCGAGCTGGATATCCGCGCCGTCACGCTCAGCGTAAACACGCTACCGGCCATACGGCCCACCGTGGGAGATACCCTGGCGGCGCTGGAGGAGACGCTGGAGCCCCTCTTGAAGAGGCTTAGACCTGCGGTGGAGCGGGTGGCCTCTAGACTCGGCGTGAAGATCGTCACAGTGCGGCTCGCCGTGTCGCCCATCTCCATAATGCTGGAGCCCATCGGGAAGGCGGAGGCCGCCGTGGAGATAGCGAAGCACCTAGACGGTCTGGCGGAGAAACACGGCGTAGACATGGTGGGAGGCTTCTCAGCCTTTGTACACGCCGGCGTCTCAAGGGGAGACGCCGCCCTCATGGAGGCCCTCCCCGAGGCGCTGAACTCCACGAGGAGGCTCGCCGGCTTCCTCAACGTGGCCTCCACCGCCACCGGGGTGAACATGGACGCGGTTAGAGCCGCCGCCGAGGCGGTCCTCAAGATGGAGCCCCACGCCGCGGCGCGGTTCGCCGCAACCGCCAACATGCCTGAGGACGTCCCCTTCATGCCCGGCGCCTACCACGGTCTCGGCCTCCCAGACGCGGTGGTGAACATAGCGGTTAGCGGCCCCGGCGTCATAGAGGCGGTGGTGCGGAACATGCCCAACGCCGACGTGAGAACTCTACACGACGCCATCAAGAGAGCCGCCTTCAAGATCACGCGCCTCGGCGAGCTCGTGGGGCGGGAGGTGGCCAAAGAGCTGGGGGTCCCCTTCGGCTCGGTAGACCTCAGCGTGGCCCCCTCCCCCAAGGTGGGAGACTCCGTAGCCGCCATACTAGAGGCGGTGGGCCTCCCCAGGGTGGGCGCGCCGGGAACCCTCTTCGCCCTCGCCCTCTTCGTAGACGCCGTCAAGAAGGGCGGTGCCATGGCCACCTCCACCATAGGCGGCCTCAGCGGGGCCTTTATCCCAGTGAGCGAAGACGTCGTCATGGCCGAAGCCGCCAGAGAGGGAGCCCTCACCTTCGATACCCTCAAGTCCACCCTCGCCGTCTGCAATACCGGCATAGACATGGCAGGCATACCCGGCGATGCGCCGCCAGACGCCGTGGCGGCCCTGATAGCAGACGTCATGGCCGTGGCGGTAGCCCTAGACAAGGCGCTTGGAGTCAGGCTTGTCCCAATCCCCGGCGCGAAGCCGGGAGACGTCTACGACCTAGGCGGCCTCTACGGCAGAGTAGTGGTGATGGACCTGGGGAAATACAGAGACATCCCCCTCGCCAGAAGAAAAGGAACCGCCCCGCCGGCCGTAGAAAGGCTCAAAAAAGGCTAG
- a CDS encoding RsmB/NOP family class I SAM-dependent RNA methyltransferase, protein MTWTADELVAFIARVLYEVTKNGLTLDYAFQKVKQRWRRLDSFKVFYDASFDAVRHYYLLRHLASALLGSTSAKAVARTWFVYRADKLLYNRDLVERYRRRVLKRARARPEEALASLETLRGDLPRYLSVKYSYHPAIVETLLANLPPEEVERILDAGNNTWIWLRVNTLKTDVDKALKMLEREAEVEPHPRIPFALLLKKAKRPVQYLTAVRTFAAVPQDLASIYAVLSLDPAPGEKILDLAAAPGMKTSLIVQLAEGRAKVVAADFSAKRVARMKHLLKALGAGDAVEVVRADSRRLKTRRFDKALLDAPCTSSGAFTKEPAVKIYPRVEEAPRYGTLQRELLANALSLAEKVVYAVCSIMPQEGEEVVASAPAKAEKPHPDLAPAYRGGPGGRTFPHIHKSEAFYIALVQKNL, encoded by the coding sequence GTGACCTGGACAGCTGACGAGCTAGTTGCCTTCATTGCCAGGGTGCTATACGAGGTCACAAAAAACGGACTCACGCTGGACTACGCCTTCCAGAAGGTGAAGCAGAGGTGGAGGAGACTAGACAGCTTCAAGGTCTTCTACGACGCCTCCTTCGACGCGGTTAGGCACTACTACCTCCTCCGCCACTTAGCCTCGGCGCTTCTGGGCTCCACAAGCGCGAAAGCCGTGGCGCGGACCTGGTTCGTGTACCGCGCAGACAAGCTCCTCTACAACAGAGACCTCGTGGAGAGATACAGGAGGCGGGTCCTAAAGAGGGCCAGGGCGAGGCCCGAGGAGGCGCTGGCCTCCCTTGAGACCCTCAGGGGCGACCTCCCCCGCTACCTGTCGGTGAAATACAGCTACCACCCGGCGATAGTGGAGACTCTACTTGCCAACCTCCCCCCGGAGGAGGTCGAGAGGATACTAGACGCCGGAAACAACACCTGGATCTGGCTCAGGGTAAACACCCTAAAGACAGACGTGGACAAGGCGCTGAAGATGCTGGAGCGGGAGGCCGAGGTGGAGCCCCACCCCAGGATACCCTTCGCCCTCCTCCTCAAGAAGGCCAAGAGGCCCGTCCAGTACCTAACCGCCGTGAGGACCTTCGCCGCGGTCCCCCAGGACCTAGCCTCGATATACGCCGTGCTCTCCCTCGACCCCGCCCCCGGCGAAAAGATACTGGACCTAGCCGCCGCCCCCGGCATGAAGACCAGCCTAATAGTCCAGCTGGCGGAGGGCCGGGCCAAGGTGGTGGCGGCCGACTTCTCCGCAAAGAGGGTGGCCAGGATGAAGCACCTCCTCAAGGCCCTGGGCGCCGGCGACGCCGTAGAGGTCGTACGGGCGGACTCTAGAAGGCTAAAGACGAGGAGGTTCGACAAAGCCCTCCTAGACGCGCCCTGCACCTCAAGCGGCGCCTTCACCAAGGAGCCGGCCGTCAAGATATACCCAAGGGTAGAGGAGGCCCCCAGATACGGCACACTCCAGAGAGAGCTCCTAGCCAACGCCCTCTCCTTGGCCGAAAAGGTGGTATACGCCGTATGTAGCATAATGCCCCAAGAAGGCGAAGAGGTCGTGGCCAGCGCCCCAGCAAAAGCCGAAAAACCACACCCAGACCTCGCCCCAGCCTACAGAGGCGGCCCAGGAGGAAGAACCTTCCCCCACATACACAAAAGCGAAGCCTTCTACATAGCTCTGGTGCAAAAAAATTTATAA
- a CDS encoding metallophosphoesterase — MLIGVLSDSHDNIWAIKKAAEEFKKREIRLVLHAGDWVAPFSARALREALGEGVRVVGVWGNNEGERLYFMEVARKYGVEIVGEAAELETGGRRIALYHGASSVLLKALVESGLYDVVIYGHTHQAAIERRGKTLVVNPGEVCGCLTGRSTVAVVDLAKLEAELLFLT; from the coding sequence GTGCTAATCGGCGTTTTGTCAGACAGTCACGACAACATTTGGGCAATTAAAAAGGCGGCTGAGGAGTTTAAAAAGAGAGAGATTAGGCTAGTCCTCCACGCTGGCGATTGGGTCGCGCCTTTCTCAGCCCGTGCCCTCAGAGAGGCCCTGGGAGAAGGCGTGAGGGTAGTTGGGGTCTGGGGCAACAACGAGGGGGAGAGGCTCTACTTCATGGAAGTGGCGAGGAAATACGGCGTTGAGATAGTGGGCGAGGCAGCGGAGCTGGAGACCGGGGGGAGGAGGATCGCCCTCTACCACGGCGCATCTTCGGTCCTGCTGAAGGCCTTGGTCGAGTCGGGGCTGTACGACGTGGTGATCTATGGCCACACCCACCAAGCCGCCATAGAGAGGCGCGGCAAGACGCTGGTGGTCAACCCAGGGGAGGTCTGTGGGTGTCTCACCGGCCGCTCCACGGTGGCCGTGGTAGATCTAGCCAAGCTAGAGGCGGAGCTGCTCTTCCTAACGTGA